From Vibrio crassostreae, one genomic window encodes:
- a CDS encoding flagellar basal body-associated protein FliL codes for MHKRYVAQIILAITLLFSASSFAEEELAPKLAYFTLEPDLTTNFYTKGKKLGYIQVRLDIMVANSNDLAAIEHHQPLIRDAVIELLGKQNEETIKSLSGREDLRKTLVEHLNKILLPETGKTLIADLLFTKYLYQ; via the coding sequence ATGCACAAACGTTATGTAGCCCAAATAATTCTTGCGATTACCCTACTCTTTTCAGCATCAAGTTTCGCTGAAGAGGAATTGGCACCCAAACTAGCCTACTTCACGCTAGAGCCAGACCTGACCACCAATTTTTACACTAAAGGTAAAAAACTGGGCTACATTCAGGTTCGCCTCGATATTATGGTTGCGAACAGCAATGACCTAGCTGCCATTGAGCATCACCAACCATTAATCCGCGATGCCGTGATTGAATTACTTGGTAAACAAAACGAAGAAACGATTAAGTCTCTGTCTGGTCGTGAAGATTTGAGAAAGACTTTGGTTGAACACCTCAACAAGATTCTTCTGCCTGAGACGGGCAAAACCCTGATTGCTGACTTACTGTTTACCAAATACCTTTATCAGTAA
- the glpG gene encoding rhomboid family intramembrane serine protease GlpG encodes MIRLMVLDNPRLAQAFIDYMASRQIPIQMSPEGEGRFALWLIDGQFQVETEAELNRFLSEPNHKRYQAASWDMAETRKSNFHYHTPSFMGMIKAKAGPVTLSIMLVCVVIFALQQIGFGQAIFNALHFPAVDGQQWQLWRWLSHAVLHFSVMHIAFNILWWWQLGGDIEKKLGGLKLLQIFAVSSALSGAGQYWVEGANFGGLSGVVYALVGYLWVVGAKAPQLGLGIPRQIVGFMLVWLVLGYMQPFMAIANTAHLAGLVAGVIIGFIDSMKAPKSATS; translated from the coding sequence ATGATTAGATTGATGGTGTTAGACAACCCACGTCTTGCTCAAGCATTTATTGATTATATGGCGTCTCGTCAGATCCCTATTCAGATGTCTCCTGAGGGGGAAGGGCGTTTTGCGCTTTGGCTTATTGATGGTCAATTTCAAGTTGAAACCGAAGCTGAGCTCAATCGCTTCTTGTCGGAACCCAATCATAAGCGCTATCAAGCGGCGTCTTGGGACATGGCAGAGACCAGGAAGAGCAACTTTCATTATCATACACCAAGCTTCATGGGCATGATAAAAGCCAAAGCAGGCCCTGTGACACTCAGTATCATGCTGGTATGTGTGGTGATTTTTGCTCTGCAGCAGATAGGTTTCGGGCAGGCGATTTTTAACGCCTTACATTTCCCTGCGGTTGATGGGCAGCAATGGCAATTATGGCGCTGGCTCAGTCATGCTGTTTTGCATTTCTCGGTTATGCACATCGCATTCAACATCTTGTGGTGGTGGCAACTGGGCGGAGATATTGAGAAAAAGTTAGGTGGTCTTAAGTTACTTCAGATCTTTGCCGTATCTTCAGCGCTTTCTGGTGCTGGACAATACTGGGTCGAAGGGGCGAACTTCGGTGGTTTATCTGGAGTAGTGTATGCCTTGGTTGGTTACTTATGGGTTGTCGGAGCAAAGGCGCCGCAACTCGGTTTAGGTATCCCAAGACAGATCGTTGGCTTTATGTTGGTGTGGTTAGTTCTTGGATACATGCAGCCATTTATGGCCATCGCTAATACCGCTCACTTGGCAGGTTTAGTCGCAGGTGTGATTATCGGCTTTATAGATTCAATGAAAGCGCCGAAATCGGCAACAAGCTAG
- the glpE gene encoding thiosulfate sulfurtransferase GlpE, with translation MDQFKHIDVKGAQALIEQGNARLVDIRDPQSFAVAHSQTAYHLTNDTMVSFMDEVEFEQPILVMCYHGISSQGAAQYLVNQGFEEVYSVDGGFEAWHRAELPVIAG, from the coding sequence ATGGACCAGTTTAAACATATCGATGTTAAAGGCGCTCAAGCCCTCATTGAACAAGGCAACGCTCGACTTGTCGATATACGTGACCCGCAGTCTTTTGCGGTTGCCCACTCACAAACAGCCTACCACCTGACTAACGATACGATGGTGTCGTTCATGGATGAGGTTGAGTTCGAACAACCTATCTTGGTGATGTGTTACCACGGTATTAGCAGCCAAGGTGCAGCGCAATATTTAGTGAACCAAGGCTTTGAAGAGGTATATAGTGTAGATGGCGGTTTCGAAGCTTGGCACCGTGCTGAACTTCCTGTGATTGCTGGTTAA
- the rpoH gene encoding RNA polymerase sigma factor RpoH, which produces MANQAYQMALVTQDSLDSYIRSANSYPMLTPEEERGLAERLHYKGEIDAAKGLILSHLRFVVHVARGYSGYGLPMADLVQEGNIGLMKAVKRFNPEVGVRLVSFAVHWIKAEIHEYVLRNWRIVKIATTKAQRKLFFNLRKSKKRLGWFNNGEVETVARELGVEPSEVREMESRLAAQDATFEAPMDDDDGGSAYTAPVYYLEDKASDVAETVEAANWESHTNNRLGLALASLDERSQHIVRSRWLDDNKATLQDLADTYSISAERVRQLEKNAMKKLKQAVGDF; this is translated from the coding sequence ATGGCAAACCAAGCGTATCAAATGGCTTTAGTCACACAAGATAGTTTAGATAGCTATATCCGCTCAGCGAACAGCTACCCAATGCTGACACCTGAAGAGGAACGTGGACTTGCAGAGCGATTACATTACAAAGGTGAGATCGATGCTGCGAAAGGCTTGATCCTTTCCCACCTACGATTCGTGGTGCATGTCGCAAGAGGCTACTCTGGCTACGGGCTGCCAATGGCTGATCTCGTCCAAGAAGGTAACATCGGCTTGATGAAGGCTGTTAAGCGCTTCAATCCAGAAGTTGGTGTTCGATTGGTTTCTTTCGCAGTTCACTGGATCAAAGCTGAAATCCATGAATACGTTCTGCGTAACTGGCGCATCGTTAAAATTGCGACAACTAAGGCACAGCGTAAACTGTTCTTTAATCTTCGTAAGTCTAAAAAGCGTTTAGGTTGGTTTAATAACGGTGAAGTTGAGACAGTTGCTCGTGAACTGGGCGTTGAGCCTTCTGAAGTTCGTGAAATGGAATCTCGCTTAGCGGCACAAGACGCGACGTTTGAAGCGCCCATGGACGATGACGACGGCGGTTCTGCTTACACAGCTCCAGTTTACTACCTAGAAGACAAAGCATCAGACGTTGCTGAAACGGTAGAAGCGGCTAACTGGGAGTCACACACCAATAATCGCCTAGGACTCGCACTAGCAAGCTTAGACGAGCGTAGCCAACACATTGTTCGCTCACGTTGGTTAGACGACAACAAAGCAACCCTGCAAGACTTAGCGGATACCTACAGCATTTCTGCAGAGCGTGTTCGCCAGTTAGAAAAGAATGCGATGAAGAAATTGAAGCAAGCCGTTGGCGACTTCTAA
- the ftsX gene encoding permease-like cell division protein FtsX encodes MAANKRIKKPQSNRAANRASSDGFFVVHWKQAKSSFSQMWQRPLGNLLTLAVISMALAMPACLYLLGKNVGEVAQDVTSPSQISAYVEDGIPEPRVMVLKDEIESWDQVELVEYISPQQGLADLSQYSGFEDALTILDDYSLPGVLVITPSVHSDTLIKELAGTVKQQELVTDVRLDEDWLARLDAIKALAAVIVITLTVLMLGAVFLIIGNTLRFNVLAHKEEIQTMKLIGATDSYILRPYLYAGMWFGVLGSISAWVMTALITVLLNSAVDDLAQLYDSHFRLIGLSWDESLLLLIVGTLLGSVAAKLSAQRHLKEIEPV; translated from the coding sequence ATGGCCGCGAATAAGCGCATCAAAAAACCTCAATCTAATCGAGCAGCAAACCGCGCTTCAAGCGACGGCTTCTTTGTTGTTCACTGGAAACAAGCCAAGTCATCGTTCTCGCAAATGTGGCAGCGCCCGTTAGGCAACTTGCTGACCCTTGCGGTGATCTCTATGGCGTTGGCGATGCCAGCTTGTTTGTACCTGTTGGGTAAAAATGTGGGTGAAGTAGCGCAAGATGTCACTAGCCCGTCACAAATAAGTGCTTATGTAGAGGATGGTATTCCTGAGCCACGAGTAATGGTGCTCAAGGATGAAATCGAAAGTTGGGATCAAGTTGAGCTGGTGGAGTACATATCTCCGCAGCAAGGGCTTGCAGACCTCAGCCAGTATTCTGGTTTTGAAGACGCCCTAACTATCCTAGATGATTATTCACTGCCAGGTGTGCTGGTGATTACGCCAAGCGTACACAGCGATACCTTAATTAAAGAACTGGCAGGCACAGTTAAACAACAAGAATTAGTAACCGATGTTCGTCTAGACGAAGATTGGTTAGCTCGATTAGATGCGATCAAAGCACTCGCGGCTGTCATCGTGATTACCTTAACGGTATTGATGTTGGGCGCGGTATTTCTGATTATCGGCAATACACTACGATTTAATGTGTTGGCGCATAAAGAAGAGATTCAAACCATGAAGCTGATTGGTGCGACCGACAGCTACATTCTTCGACCATACCTTTATGCTGGGATGTGGTTTGGCGTATTAGGTTCGATTAGCGCTTGGGTAATGACGGCATTAATTACCGTATTACTGAACAGTGCAGTGGATGACTTGGCTCAGTTGTATGACAGCCACTTCCGCTTAATTGGCCTGAGCTGGGATGAATCTTTACTGCTTTTGATCGTCGGAACTCTGCTTGGTAGTGTGGCTGCGAAGCTTTCTGCACAGCGTCACCTAAAAGAAATTGAACCAGTTTAG
- the ftsE gene encoding cell division ATP-binding protein FtsE translates to MIKFQQVSKAYRGGRQALQKVDFHLKRGEMAFLGGHSGAGKSTLLKLICAIERPTDGRVWFNDHDITRIPAKDIPFLRRNIGIVFQDHRLLMDRSIFDNVALPMRIESISENEIKRRVSAALDKTGLLDKARCLPSQLSGGEQQRVGIARAVVNRPTLLLADEPTGNLDPELSNRVLRLFEEFNRAGVTIILATHDIGLVNTRPQYRHLELNQGFLSEVEDYGRE, encoded by the coding sequence GTGATCAAATTTCAGCAAGTGAGTAAAGCCTACCGAGGTGGAAGACAAGCGCTCCAAAAAGTGGACTTTCACCTGAAACGTGGAGAGATGGCTTTTTTGGGTGGGCACTCTGGGGCTGGTAAAAGTACCTTGCTGAAGTTGATCTGCGCGATAGAGCGTCCAACCGATGGACGTGTCTGGTTCAACGATCACGATATCACTCGTATCCCAGCCAAAGACATCCCTTTCTTACGCCGTAATATTGGGATTGTTTTTCAAGACCATCGCCTGCTGATGGACCGTTCGATTTTCGATAACGTCGCTCTGCCTATGCGTATTGAATCTATTTCTGAAAACGAAATAAAACGCCGAGTCAGTGCTGCGTTGGATAAGACAGGCCTATTAGATAAAGCCCGTTGTTTGCCAAGCCAGCTTTCTGGTGGTGAACAGCAACGTGTGGGCATTGCTCGGGCTGTGGTGAACCGTCCAACCCTACTGCTTGCGGATGAGCCGACGGGTAACCTAGACCCTGAATTATCTAACCGTGTGTTGCGATTATTTGAAGAGTTCAACCGCGCAGGTGTGACGATCATCCTAGCGACGCACGATATCGGGTTAGTGAACACTCGCCCTCAGTACCGCCATCTTGAATTAAACCAAGGATTTTTGAGTGAGGTTGAAGACTATGGCCGCGAATAA
- the ftsY gene encoding signal recognition particle-docking protein FtsY yields MTEKKKRGLLSWLGFGEEEQSPKTQNEANVESVEDQTEVESQVEAEQVAPEAEVAKPTASEQALEETQQEQQPVAAEAEAEAEAEAEAEAEAEQEEVVVPQAKVEEVQEKPTESFFARLKRSLSRTKANIGAGFFGLFKGKQIDEDLFEELEEQLLIADVGMNTTVKIIENLTEKASRNDLKDGEALYGLLKEEMADILSQVEQPLVVDTTKTPYVILMVGVNGVGKTTTIGKLAKQFQNEGKKVMLAAGDTFRAAAVEQLQVWGQRNDVPVIAQHTGADSASVIYDAIEAAKARGVDVVIADTAGRLQNKSNLMEELRKIVRVMKKIDDSAPHEIMLTLDAGTGQNAISQAKLFSEVAPVTGITLTKLDGTAKGGVIFSIADQFQIPIRYIGVGEGIDDLRPFESKDFIEALFSREE; encoded by the coding sequence ATGACGGAAAAAAAGAAGCGCGGATTATTATCGTGGCTTGGTTTTGGTGAAGAAGAACAAAGCCCAAAAACTCAGAATGAAGCGAACGTAGAAAGCGTTGAAGATCAAACTGAAGTTGAATCACAAGTTGAGGCTGAACAGGTCGCGCCTGAAGCTGAAGTCGCTAAGCCAACTGCATCTGAGCAAGCGCTTGAAGAAACTCAACAAGAACAGCAACCTGTCGCAGCAGAAGCAGAAGCAGAAGCAGAAGCAGAAGCAGAAGCAGAAGCAGAAGCAGAACAGGAAGAAGTGGTTGTTCCTCAAGCTAAGGTTGAAGAAGTACAAGAGAAGCCAACAGAAAGCTTCTTTGCTCGCCTTAAGCGCAGCCTAAGCCGCACTAAAGCAAACATCGGCGCCGGTTTCTTCGGTCTGTTCAAAGGCAAGCAAATCGATGAAGATCTGTTTGAAGAGCTAGAAGAGCAACTTCTGATCGCTGATGTGGGTATGAATACCACGGTTAAGATCATTGAAAACCTGACAGAAAAAGCATCTCGCAATGACCTAAAAGACGGTGAAGCGCTTTATGGTCTGCTCAAAGAAGAGATGGCAGACATCTTAAGCCAAGTAGAACAGCCACTGGTTGTTGATACCACTAAAACACCTTACGTTATCTTAATGGTTGGTGTGAACGGTGTAGGTAAGACAACCACGATCGGTAAACTGGCAAAACAATTCCAAAATGAAGGCAAGAAAGTGATGCTAGCGGCGGGTGATACCTTCCGTGCTGCAGCCGTTGAACAGCTTCAGGTTTGGGGTCAGCGTAATGATGTGCCGGTTATCGCTCAGCACACAGGTGCGGACAGTGCGTCTGTTATCTACGATGCGATTGAAGCAGCGAAAGCACGTGGCGTTGATGTTGTGATTGCCGATACAGCGGGTCGTTTGCAGAACAAGAGCAACTTGATGGAAGAGCTGCGTAAGATTGTTCGTGTAATGAAGAAGATTGATGACTCTGCACCACACGAAATCATGCTAACGCTCGATGCCGGTACGGGGCAGAATGCTATCAGCCAAGCGAAACTATTCAGTGAAGTGGCTCCAGTAACCGGTATTACACTGACTAAGTTAGATGGTACGGCGAAAGGTGGCGTAATTTTCTCAATTGCTGACCAGTTCCAGATTCCAATCCGCTACATTGGTGTGGGTGAAGGTATTGATGACCTGCGCCCATTTGAATCTAAAGACTTCATTGAAGCACTATTTAGCCGCGAAGAGTAA
- the rsmD gene encoding 16S rRNA (guanine(966)-N(2))-methyltransferase RsmD — MVRRRQQNTSQKKPSGGFVRIISGSWRGRKLPVHDLEGLRPTIDRVKETLFNWVAQDIPHSTCLDVFAGSGGLGFEAASRQAKMVTLLEMNQKAAKQLSDNAKELKADNINVVNTDAISFLKKPGTPYDMVFLDPPFRKGLLAETVQLLESNGWLADDAIIYVETEKELKLEAMPENWELHRDKTTGQSSYRLFNRITEE; from the coding sequence ATGGTAAGACGTCGCCAGCAAAACACATCACAAAAAAAGCCATCCGGAGGCTTTGTTCGAATTATTAGTGGCTCATGGAGAGGTAGAAAACTGCCCGTCCATGATTTAGAAGGATTACGCCCAACCATTGACCGAGTAAAAGAGACACTCTTTAACTGGGTGGCTCAAGATATCCCACATTCAACTTGCTTGGATGTATTTGCCGGTTCTGGCGGTTTAGGTTTTGAAGCAGCTTCTCGCCAAGCAAAAATGGTGACGCTGCTCGAAATGAACCAAAAGGCTGCTAAACAACTTTCTGATAACGCGAAAGAGCTCAAAGCAGACAACATCAATGTTGTAAATACTGACGCTATCTCTTTCCTTAAGAAGCCAGGCACCCCTTACGATATGGTTTTCCTTGATCCACCATTTCGTAAAGGCTTATTGGCAGAAACAGTACAACTGCTTGAGAGTAACGGTTGGCTTGCAGACGATGCCATCATTTACGTCGAGACAGAGAAAGAGCTGAAACTCGAAGCTATGCCAGAGAACTGGGAATTGCATCGCGATAAGACTACCGGACAGTCAAGTTACCGACTGTTCAATCGAATCACTGAAGAATAG
- a CDS encoding DUF1145 domain-containing protein, whose translation MKFLLPLAKAAIAFVWFILIVNIFYPFPGNAAIALYIMTAFLFFMHGLQMLIFIGAFGDKIEMSRWEKWSILIFGVFALLDIRRKHMM comes from the coding sequence ATGAAGTTCTTGCTTCCACTAGCAAAAGCAGCCATCGCCTTTGTTTGGTTTATCTTAATCGTAAATATTTTCTACCCGTTCCCGGGTAATGCGGCGATTGCGCTTTATATCATGACAGCGTTCTTGTTCTTCATGCACGGCCTGCAGATGCTGATTTTTATCGGTGCTTTCGGCGACAAGATCGAAATGTCACGTTGGGAGAAGTGGTCAATATTGATTTTCGGTGTCTTTGCCCTACTCGATATCCGACGCAAGCACATGATGTAA
- a CDS encoding YhgN family NAAT transporter, with protein sequence MEILSAATMLFLIMDPLGNLPIVLSILKHIDPKRRRIVLVRELMFALIILLLFLFAGQSIMNFLHVQPETLSISGGIILFIIAIKMIFPSAGSITGLAAGEEPFIVPMAIPMIAGPSVIAALILLSTQHPDNMLELSAAVMLAWGATFFILMFNGFFLRVLGERGLKAIERLMGLLLVMLSTQMFLDGVKGYMG encoded by the coding sequence ATGGAAATTTTATCTGCAGCAACCATGCTGTTTCTTATTATGGATCCGCTTGGCAACCTGCCAATCGTGCTCTCTATCCTTAAGCATATTGATCCGAAGCGTCGTCGTATTGTTCTTGTTCGTGAACTGATGTTTGCGCTGATTATCCTGCTGTTGTTCTTGTTTGCTGGTCAAAGCATTATGAACTTCCTGCATGTGCAGCCTGAAACCTTGAGTATCTCTGGCGGTATTATTCTGTTCATCATCGCGATTAAGATGATTTTCCCAAGTGCGGGTAGTATTACTGGCCTCGCGGCGGGTGAAGAACCGTTTATTGTGCCGATGGCGATCCCAATGATTGCTGGCCCTTCAGTGATTGCGGCATTAATTCTGTTGTCGACACAGCACCCTGACAACATGTTAGAGCTTTCAGCCGCGGTGATGTTGGCTTGGGGCGCTACCTTCTTCATTCTGATGTTTAATGGCTTCTTCCTGCGAGTGTTGGGTGAGAGAGGCCTTAAAGCCATCGAACGCTTGATGGGCTTGTTGCTGGTTATGCTGTCGACGCAAATGTTCCTAGATGGTGTGAAAGGCTACATGGGTTAA
- a CDS encoding YecH family metal-binding protein, translated as MTTEIHAHNVLNLLSEKPLTREELTQELAQTYGAEARFHTCKLNGLDLDGLLKFFLKMEKVVVIDDKLCTNRERVCNH; from the coding sequence ATGACTACCGAAATTCATGCACACAACGTTTTAAACCTACTGAGTGAAAAGCCACTGACTCGTGAAGAGTTGACGCAAGAGCTTGCTCAAACTTATGGCGCAGAAGCTCGTTTCCATACCTGTAAGCTGAACGGCCTGGATTTAGATGGATTGCTGAAGTTTTTCCTGAAGATGGAAAAGGTCGTAGTTATTGATGACAAGCTTTGCACTAATCGCGAACGTGTGTGTAACCACTAA
- a CDS encoding lysoplasmalogenase: MWSWLAVSLSGIGAIAGTKHGHIGQALSYKVFTFVLLATIALTQSVVADFTYWVVAGLAVSAIADVLHTVTQKRPLHFVCFLLAQLCYSKAFWLQLSGEMVWWLFALLLAACVVAFFLLLPRLDKLVFPVVIMGIVLIQLAWASGELWLLDPQLSHAVGFAGCAVLLLSALAYALNFYRSPIKGAYFWVTGSYFLAHALIVASLTI; encoded by the coding sequence ATGTGGAGTTGGTTGGCGGTTTCCTTGTCTGGTATCGGAGCAATAGCAGGAACGAAGCATGGACATATCGGTCAGGCCTTATCGTATAAGGTTTTTACCTTTGTATTATTAGCGACCATTGCTTTAACTCAATCTGTCGTTGCTGATTTTACCTATTGGGTCGTTGCTGGGTTGGCGGTTTCTGCGATCGCAGATGTCTTGCATACTGTGACTCAAAAACGTCCTCTGCATTTTGTTTGCTTCTTGCTGGCTCAGCTCTGTTACAGCAAAGCATTTTGGTTACAGCTATCAGGAGAAATGGTCTGGTGGTTGTTCGCACTCCTGTTAGCGGCTTGTGTCGTTGCTTTCTTCTTACTTCTGCCTCGCTTAGACAAACTCGTCTTTCCTGTGGTTATCATGGGTATCGTGCTTATTCAGCTTGCATGGGCTTCTGGTGAGCTCTGGTTGCTTGATCCTCAACTGTCGCATGCGGTGGGTTTTGCTGGTTGTGCCGTGTTGCTGCTTTCTGCATTAGCATACGCGCTAAACTTCTATCGTAGCCCCATTAAGGGTGCCTACTTTTGGGTGACGGGCAGTTACTTTCTGGCTCATGCTCTCATTGTTGCTTCCCTTACCATTTAG
- a CDS encoding DUF2500 domain-containing protein, with protein MPNSLFFAIFALAALAAWVFIGFYRKHSQGENAPEKKVNVTVLDKQSIDLPDAEPGQEDQEYWIYVQRGVVGPKREFQVGIHYFHALNPGDKGTLTYQGDKFLHFALKR; from the coding sequence ATGCCTAATTCACTCTTTTTTGCCATTTTTGCACTCGCTGCTCTAGCGGCTTGGGTATTTATTGGTTTCTATCGAAAACACTCGCAAGGTGAAAATGCGCCAGAGAAGAAAGTGAATGTCACTGTGTTAGACAAACAATCCATCGACCTTCCTGACGCAGAACCTGGCCAAGAAGATCAAGAGTACTGGATTTACGTTCAACGTGGTGTGGTTGGTCCGAAACGCGAATTCCAAGTCGGAATCCACTATTTCCACGCCCTTAACCCCGGCGACAAAGGAACCTTAACCTACCAAGGCGATAAGTTCTTACACTTTGCGTTGAAACGCTAG
- a CDS encoding acyltransferase yields the protein MKQRILFFDLARCVAAVAVIAIHVLAPYRNELGTIPFGEWLTAITVNGFSRWAVPVFILITGALMLSDQRPFDAKYYLKRRLGKVLIPFIVWSLFYTYLSGWSAMGFDADVSWDVLLNSYHHYTYYHLGFFYYFIPLYFVIPFLQIMVRKYGDRSVYAFTAVWLLTTLLFLLKIDGPWSHELWLYTGYLPLGYLLYKIVPLNKVTVGVSVLLGGLALLTTVYMVVDASLVAEEYTVGRWLSYKTLNTVLAASMVFMLCRYYGEGLSEKSNQVVGFISKHSLGIYLLHPIFLWPMKEFGWYQGHPAWVIPLWIVISGAGALWMSWMVSKSEKTRWLLP from the coding sequence ATGAAGCAGCGAATTCTTTTTTTTGATTTAGCACGATGTGTCGCGGCCGTAGCGGTTATCGCGATTCATGTTTTGGCGCCTTATCGCAACGAACTAGGAACCATTCCTTTCGGCGAATGGTTAACAGCAATCACCGTAAATGGCTTCAGCCGCTGGGCGGTGCCTGTCTTTATATTGATAACGGGTGCTTTGATGTTAAGCGATCAGCGCCCGTTTGACGCTAAGTACTACCTCAAGCGACGTCTAGGCAAAGTATTGATACCTTTCATCGTTTGGTCGCTTTTCTATACCTACCTATCTGGTTGGTCTGCGATGGGCTTTGATGCCGACGTCAGTTGGGACGTGTTGCTCAATAGCTACCATCATTACACCTATTACCACCTCGGTTTCTTCTATTACTTTATCCCGCTCTACTTTGTGATTCCGTTCTTGCAGATCATGGTCAGAAAGTACGGTGATAGATCGGTCTATGCCTTTACGGCGGTATGGCTGCTCACAACATTACTGTTCTTACTGAAAATCGACGGCCCTTGGAGCCACGAATTGTGGCTGTACACCGGTTACTTACCATTGGGATACTTGCTGTATAAGATTGTGCCACTTAACAAGGTGACAGTCGGCGTGAGTGTGTTACTGGGTGGGTTAGCGTTACTAACCACGGTTTACATGGTAGTTGATGCAAGCTTGGTAGCAGAAGAGTACACGGTGGGGCGCTGGTTATCTTACAAGACGTTGAATACGGTATTAGCAGCGAGCATGGTGTTTATGCTGTGTCGTTATTATGGAGAAGGATTATCTGAGAAAAGTAACCAAGTGGTTGGCTTTATCAGTAAGCACAGTTTAGGTATCTACCTGCTGCATCCTATCTTCTTGTGGCCAATGAAAGAGTTTGGTTGGTACCAGGGACACCCTGCGTGGGTTATCCCATTATGGATTGTGATCAGTGGCGCAGGTGCGCTTTGGATGAGCTGGATGGTATCTAAGTCTGAGAAAACGCGTTGGTTATTGCCTTAG
- the arsJ gene encoding organoarsenical effux MFS transporter ArsJ, with protein sequence MFSNLSKSVRQYMLVTFNYWNFTITDGALRMLVVLYFYDLGYSSLEIASLFLFYEFFGVVTNLIGGWLGARLGLNKTMNIGLGMQVVALGMLAVPTAMLTIPWVMAAQALSGIAKDLNKMSAKSSIKTLVPDEQQGALYKWIAILTGSKNALKGAGFFIGGLLLSTIGFQYAVLAMAAVLTLVFIGSVLSLEADMGKAKTKPKFKQIFSKSESINILSAARMFLFGARDVWFVIALPIYLGSVFGWDHSWVGGFLAAWTIAYGFVQGIAPKITGKAQGKVPDGHAALLWAGALAIVTAAIAYAVQIGWQPELVIVGGLMVFGAIFAVNSSLHSYLIVSYAKGDGVSLDVGFYYMANAMGRLIGTILSGLVFQMGGLSACLWVSFAFLAITTVISLRLPKVPQTSAA encoded by the coding sequence ATGTTTTCAAATCTAAGTAAGAGCGTTCGCCAATACATGTTGGTGACCTTCAACTACTGGAACTTCACCATTACTGATGGTGCACTTCGTATGCTGGTGGTTTTGTATTTTTACGACCTTGGCTACAGTTCGTTAGAGATCGCCTCGCTGTTCCTTTTCTATGAATTCTTTGGTGTGGTGACGAACCTAATCGGTGGTTGGTTGGGCGCACGTCTTGGCCTCAATAAGACCATGAACATTGGTTTGGGGATGCAAGTTGTCGCCTTGGGTATGCTCGCGGTGCCAACGGCGATGTTGACTATTCCTTGGGTAATGGCGGCGCAGGCCTTGTCTGGTATCGCTAAAGACCTCAATAAGATGAGCGCCAAGAGCTCAATTAAGACCTTAGTGCCGGATGAACAGCAAGGCGCGCTGTATAAGTGGATTGCAATTCTGACAGGCTCTAAGAATGCCCTGAAAGGTGCAGGCTTCTTTATTGGCGGTTTACTGCTTTCAACGATTGGCTTCCAATATGCAGTGCTTGCGATGGCAGCTGTGCTGACTTTGGTCTTCATTGGCAGTGTGCTGAGCTTAGAAGCGGACATGGGTAAAGCGAAAACCAAGCCTAAGTTCAAACAGATCTTCTCTAAATCTGAATCCATCAACATCCTATCTGCAGCTCGCATGTTCTTGTTTGGTGCTCGTGATGTGTGGTTTGTGATTGCTTTGCCAATTTATCTCGGCAGCGTGTTTGGTTGGGATCACTCATGGGTTGGCGGTTTCTTAGCGGCTTGGACTATCGCTTATGGCTTTGTACAAGGCATAGCGCCGAAGATTACGGGTAAGGCGCAAGGCAAAGTTCCAGACGGTCATGCAGCGTTATTATGGGCGGGTGCTCTGGCTATCGTGACCGCTGCCATTGCTTATGCGGTACAGATTGGTTGGCAACCAGAGCTAGTTATCGTGGGGGGTTTGATGGTGTTTGGTGCCATCTTCGCGGTGAACTCGTCCCTTCACTCATACCTGATTGTGAGTTATGCGAAAGGCGACGGGGTATCGCTTGATGTTGGTTTCTACTACATGGCGAATGCAATGGGTCGCTTGATTGGCACAATCTTGTCAGGCTTAGTATTCCAAATGGGCGGCTTGTCTGCGTGTTTGTGGGTATCGTTCGCGTTCTTAGCAATCACAACGGTGATTTCTTTGCGTTTACCTAAGGTGCCGCAAACATCTGCCGCATAG